The following nucleotide sequence is from Podospora bellae-mahoneyi strain CBS 112042 chromosome 1 map unlocalized CBS112042p_1, whole genome shotgun sequence.
CTTTCCTCCTTTCAATCCTTTCGCCTTCGATCATCTTTACCTTCGGATTCGACGTTGCTTCCACCACTGACGCACCGATTGCGCGAGCCAGCATGGCCAACCACACCAGCATGATGCCTCTCAGCCATATCGAGACCGGGTTACCCATATCCACTGGGCTACCTTTCTGTGGTCTAACCTCGTTGGTTTCTTCCGCAGCCGTGCTCTCAGTACTCGAACTGTTCCCGCTGCCGCTCTGttcatcctcatcggcaTCCTCGGACGAGTTTACACAAGTGGTGGAGCCCAAAGTGTCCGAGACTTGATCTGCCTCTGGACTGGCTTGCTCGTGAGCTACTGGCGGAGGAATGAGCCCCGATGCTATTCGCAAGCTGTCTAGAGAATCGCTGGCGgcaagtggaggagggcggtcCGGTTGTGATATCCTGACATTCCCGTCGATGTTTCCCGACGACACTTCCTCTATCCTCCCCGTCGGTGGCATTGTCTCGACACTGGGCTGTTGCGGATGGTATACCGGCGGCATTGGAGACGTGGCCACAGGCCGATAGTGTGCTGGCAAAGCATCGGGCATTTCCATCGGGATCCTCGCCATGTTTTCGTACTCCATCTGCAGATGCAGCTCACGAGCCATTCGATCCAGCCGGAGCGGGCATGAGTAACCGTTTGCCCATTCAATCTTGGTAACTATTTCCTTTTTCCCGTCACGGAACTTGAACATCTTCATGAACTCGTCTGAGAACTTGGAGAGTTTTCCGCTGATCTCGACCGTCATATAGAACCGTGTCGCATTGTGCTCGAGCACGAAGGCTGTGTGGATAAGGTTGTTGTGTG
It contains:
- a CDS encoding uncharacterized protein (EggNog:ENOG503PGI7), producing MSTMDDTWTSPELKVKKRGRYGRRDYERFDHIASSHMRAGRGSIGKVEVDCRFMFTKSRWGVLGESQNPAGILYLDLDFHQPPDCKLESATVSVKLTEEDGEDARIEHRSSCPVKFTDHYGPKHIRGRETLVQTRKLVNRTPNVNVLGYGAGGLGIDKEKTVTGGSRWNFEGHISSTKGSIWYNTLKWELKENTFEYQPSHNNLIHTAFVLEHNATRFYMTVEISGKLSKFSDEFMKMFKFRDGKKEIVTKIEWANGYSCPLRLDRMARELHLQMEYENMARIPMEMPDALPAHYRPVATSPMPPVYHPQQPSVETMPPTGRIEEVSSGNIDGNVRISQPDRPPPLAASDSLDSLRIASGLIPPPVAHEQASPEADQVSDTLGSTTCVNSSEDADEDEQSGSGNSSSTESTAAEETNEVRPQKGSPVDMGNPVSIWLRGIMLVWLAMLARAIGASVVEATSNPKVKMIEGERIERRKGPKGALRSTTPKKATSTGT